TATTAGATTCTACTATTCCGGGGATATTAAtcagacatttttaaatactttcttctgtttcctctattatatctgtttcttcctgttcctttttgttttgttttttggtgatgGTGGTTTGATGTTTCTACTCATGTTGTAGGCATTTTCTCAAATGTCTTGTGGTCTTGAGCTAtcttctcatatttaaaaatgatgagaTACCATCCTGTCAGCTCTTTGTGAAAACATGAGGCCTTTGATGGTAGGAATTCATTCTAATGTAACCATGCTAGGATAGGGCTATTAACTTGGGCTATTGACCCCTCCAAATATCAGTGTGTAAGTCTTTATCTGAGCTTCTCATATTCTCCAGGTTAGAATTCTACAGTATCTTCTGTGTGAGGGAAAGTTAGAGAGAAGGTCAGGTGTATACCTTGTGTCCTACAACGAGAGAATATTGCATAGTACGGGTAATATGGAAATCTCATCACTCAAGATGCAAAATTTTGTTTAACCTCCCTCTTTTTAGTTTCACACCTCAACTTGCACTCATTTCTGCCTAAGGCCTCCAAAACTAGGGAGAGTCCCAtttaatttctccaaagaactaACTTCCCATTTTCTGCCTCTGAGATACTTTCCTGTCTATGTAGGATGATGAGAGGATCAGAGTAGTCAACTCTCCCATTTACATACTGTCACCTGGTAACTtcgtttttagttcttttttttctaaattttttattatgttagtcaccatacagtacatccttttttgttgtagtgttccatgattcattatttgtgtataacacccagtgcaccatgcaatacgtgccctccttaatacccatcactggcctatcccaattccctacccccctcccctctgaagccctcagtttgtttcccagagtccatagtctcttgtggttcattcccccttctgtttaccccccttcattcttcccttccttctcctaccgatctccctgctgtttcttatgttccataaatgagtgaaaccatatgataattgtctttctctgcttgacttatttcacttagcataatctcctccagtcccatccatgttgctgtaaatgttgggtaatcattctttctgatggctgagtaatattccattgtatatatggaccacatcttctttatccattcgtctgttgaagggcatctcggttccttccacaatttagctattgtggacaatgctgctatgaacattggggtgcatatggcccttctcttcactacgtctgtttCTTTGGTgcaaatactcagtagtgcagttgctggatcatagggtagctctatttttaactttttgagggacctccacactgttttccaaagtggctgtaccaacttgcattcccaccaacagtgtaagagggttctcctttctccacatcctctccaacatttgttgtttcctgccttgttgatttttgccattctaactggtgtaaggtggtatctcaatgtggttttgatttgaatttccctaatggctaacgattttgaacattttttcatgtgtcagccatttgtatgtcttcattagaagtgtctgttcatctcttctgcccattttttgatttgattatttgtttctcatgtattgagtttgagaagttctttatagatcttggataccagtcttttatctgtagtgtcatttgcaaatatcttctcccattctgtgggctgcctcttagttttttttgtctgtttccttggctgtgcagaagctttttatcttgatgtagtcccacaagttcattttttcttttgtttctcttgtctttggagatgtgtcatgaaagaatttgctgtggccaatgtcaaagaggttacagcctatgttctcctctagaattttgatggaatcctgtctcacatcgaggtctttcatccatttggagtttatttttgtgtatggtatgagacagtggtcaagtttcattcttttgcatatagcgtTTTTAGCTCTTAACTCATGCTTAGCTCTTCTAAATCTTGTACCTAAGTGGGATATTATAGAACAAACCCACTAGTCTTGTGTGAATATCTCAAAGGCAGGAACTTTATTTTAGATGTTTTTTTGGAACTGCTAAATCaattgctcttttttaaaatttctgtcatCAAAATTATGGGTGTTCACTTGTGCATTCTTAGTCTTTATGAGTTCATACcactttagggtttttttccctgtCATTTAGTGagtattttaaaaggaaggaggATAACTGAGTGTAGTCAATCCACCTACTTTTCAGTTTCTACCCTTTTGTAGTGATCAATTTTTCAATAAtgtgtcttatatttttaaaaatgtaatttgaacttaccatttttaaatgcaaaaattttaGATACCTCCTCGATCCATTCTTGAGAGCATTACTGAGACTTCACATCATTGGTGAGCTTCTATCATCTATTTCAAACAATTTCCCTCAACCTTGCACTTTGGCTAGGACTCAAACCCCCCAAAGCTTAAAAGATGGTTCCAGAcagttttaaaacaaagcaaaggcCAAAGATGGATCTTCGGATTCCGAGACTAAAATCTCCGCCTATAATTATATACCTTTATACCTTTTGAAATAATGATTGCTTCAAAAGCAGGTATATGATCTTAATTGTCTAATCAGAGTAAAACTAAGTTTTTGCTCTATGACTGGGAAAGCGAATTCCTCTCTTTTGAGGctgaaagagaaaacaggtgACCATAGTTGTAGCTGAATAAATCTTGTGAACCTGAGGGAACGTGGTTTTAGGAGTAAGCCTGCTTTAAACGAAAGTAACATGTTTGTGTACTTATTAAATACTTTGTGTAAATTATGAGGAACTAGAACTAAATTATGACTTTGCCTAATGTGTTCCACCCCagtattttacttcattttctcccAAGTTCACAGTTCACTGCTGTGAAGGAAATCTACAGAGATGCCTTCTCACCCTGTAACAACTATCTGTGTTTCATCTCACGGTTTACCCATTTCATATCCTCTGAGAGCACTCCCGAAGTCACTCGTGTATACATTCCCTTTCCATTACAACCGAATGAAGGCCAAGTAGTGATGCAATCTTGTTTCCGGTTTCAATCTTCTCAGAAAGATTACAAACTCCTGGGGGCCAGGAATCACATCGTGTATTTAAAACAATACTAACAGCATCAGGAACTTTAAAGAGTATAAAACAGTTCTTATGGAAGATAGAATATATTTGTAATCACTTAAACACAATGATAAAACAACATTAGTTTCCGAAGGACATTGATATTAATGGAATGTAGGTAGCTTTCACCAAACTGAAAATCTTTGGAGACGCATGGTGGCGCTGCAGGATAACATCGCGGGGGTAAAAAACTACACTGGATGATGGTCCGGACACAGTTACCCAGGGCGCACAGAGCGGTGGGAAGACAGAAAGAACACGCCTTCAAGGGGCGAACTACAAGCTACTTAACAGGGTTAAAATCCTTAGGCCTCCGAAGATTCGGTGGACATTAGCAGAGGCACGTTTCCCAGAACTGCGAAGAGAAGCTGAAGCGATTCTGCGGGAAGCTTTCCTTAAAGGAGCGATGGAGAACGGAAGGGCAGACACTCTGCAGATAAGGCAAGTcctgcttctttttgttttgctagGAATGTCTCAGGCGGGTTCCGAGTCTGGGCGCTTTTCGGTGGCAGAGGAAATGCAGAGCGGGAGCTTTGTAGGCAATTTGGCAAAGGACCTGGGACTAGAAGTGGGTGAGCTGTTCTCAAGGGGGGCTCAGGTGGTCTCTAATGATAACAAAAGGCGTTTGCAGCTGGACATAAATACCGGAGATTTGCTCTTAAGCGAATCGCTAGACCGGGAGGAGCTCTGTGGCTCCACGGAGCCCTGTGTGTTGCATTTCCAGGTATTAATGAAAAACCCTTTGCAGTTTTTACGGATTGAGCTCCAGGTCAGGGATATAAATGACCATTCTCCAGTcttcttagaaaaagaaatgctcttAGAAATCCCAGAGAACAGTCCTGTTGGTGCTGTGTTCTTACTAGAAAGCGCGAAGGATTTAGATGTAGGAATCAATGCTCTAAAGAACTACACAATAAGCCCCAACTCTTATTTCCACATTAAAATGAGAGTCAATCCAGACAATAGGAAATATCCAGAGTTGGTTCTGGACAGGCCACTGGATTATGAAGAGCAGTCCGAGCTCAGTTTCATCCTCACTGCTCTGGATGGCGGGTCTCCGCCCAGGTCGGGGACTGCCTTGGTTCGGGTGGTGGTTGTGGACACTAATGACAATTCGCCTGAGTTTGAGCAGCCATTTTATGAGGTGAAGGTTCCAGAGAATAGCATATTGGGCTCAATCATTGTCACCGTCTCAGCTTCGGATTTAGACTcaggaaaaaatggagaaatatcaTATTCTTTTTCACATGCCTCAGAAGATATTCGCAAGACATTTGAAATTAATCAAAAGTCTGGAGAAGTCAGTTTAACCGCATCCATGGATTTTGAAACAATTAAATCATACTCAATAATAATTCAAGCTACAGATGGGGGCGGCCTCTTTGGAAAATCAACAGTCAGAATTCAGGTGATGGATGTGAATGACAATGCTCCTGAAATCGCTGTGTCATCAATTACCAGTCCAATTCCGGAAAATTTGCCTGAGACTGTGGTTATGGTTTTTAGCATCCGAGACAGAGACTCTGGGGACAATGGGAGGATGATTTGTTCTATCCCAAAAGATCTCCCTTTCATGCTAAAATCTTCTGTTGAGAATTACTACACATTGGAAACGGAGAGAATGCTGGATAGAGAGACACAGGCCGAGTAcaacatcaccatcaccgtcaccgACCTGGGCACCCCCAGGCTGAAAACCCAGCACAACTTAACCATGACGGTGTCCGACGTCAACGACAACGCCCCCGCCTTCAGCCAAAGCTCCTACACCCTGCGGGTCCGCGAGAACAACAGCCCCGCTCTGCACATCGGCAGCGTGAGCGCCACCGACAGAGACGCGGGCGCCAACGCGCAGGTCACCTActcgctgctgctgccgccccacGACCCGCACCTGCCCCTGGCCTCGCTGGTGTCCATCAACGCGGACAACGGGCAGCTGTTCGCGCTCAGGGCGCTGGATTACGAGGCGCTGCAGGCGTTCGAGTTCGGCGTGTGCGCGGTCGACCGCGGTTCGCCCGCGCTGAGCAGCCAGGCGCTGGTGCGCGTGCTGGTGGTGGACGCCAACGACAACGCGCCCTTCGTGCTGTACCCGCTGCAGAACGGCTCGGCGCCCTGCACCGAGCTGGTGCCCAGGGCGGCCGAGGCGGGCTACCTGGTGACCAAGGTGGTGGCGGTGGACGGCGACTCGGGCCAGAACGCCTGGCTGTCGTACCAGCTGCTCAAGGCCACGGAGCCCGGGCTGTTCGGCGTGTGGGCGCACAACGGCGAGGTGCGCACGGCCCGGCTGCTGAGCGAGCGCGACGCCGTCAAGCACAGGCTGCTGGTGCTGGTCAAGGACAATGGCGAGCCGCCGCTGTCGGCCAGCGTCACGCTGCACGTGCTGCTGGTGGACGGCTTCTCGCAGCCCTACCTGCCGCTGCCGGACGTGGCGGCGGCCGAGGCCCGGGCCGACCCGCTCACCGTCTACTTGGTCATCGCCTTGGCGTCGGTGTCGTCGCTCTTCCTGGTGTCGGTGCTGGTGTTCGTGGCGGTGCGGCTGTGCAGGCGGAGCCGGGCGGCGTCGGGGGGCGGCTGCTCGGTGCCTGAGGGCCCGTTTGCGGGCCACCTGGTGGACGTCAGCGGCACGGGGACCCTGTCCCACAGCTACCAGTATGAGGTGTGTCTGAGGGAAGGATCTGGGACCAATGAGTTCAAGTTCTTGAAGCCGATTATCCCCAACTTCCCACCCCAGTGCcctgggaaagaaagggaagaaaatcctACCTTCCACAATAGCTTTGGGTTCAATATGTAGAGACCACAATTAAGTTTCTTATTCTATATATGCCACTTTTTTTGTGCCACTTCCAAATCAATGTTATATCCCCcaatttgtgtgtattttaaattgcattcagtgtacttttatattttcacaaattCTACCCATCTTTACTTTAAAGTGAATGTTATCTTTATTTGTGGTTGTAATTAGATGGTACTTTATTCTGTAATCCAAGTCTTAATGGGTAGTTTGCATCCTTAAGTAACAACACCAAATCACTTTTGTCCATGGCCCTCTCTCCAATTGAATTTCACCCACAATTATACTTTTGGTAAAATAAAGCAGACCACTTTCAAAGTATTTCTAGTATTTAAGTATTTCTTAATTTCACGTTTTTCTTGCAGTTTTTCTTGTTGTGTAGTAACGGTTGCTATtcagaaatgtcatttttcttctgttaaattcACTGCATTTTTATTAACACTTTAAAATGTGCACTGTTGAAAATACACCTGAAATATCATGTCCTATAATACAACTGTAAGTGTAATCACCTTGTTAGAAAGGGCCAGAAGGCAATTTTGTTAAcatctcttctttattcatcctgTAGAGTGATTGTGAAGGCACATAAATAGTGTAGCTACCCAGAAAGTCTTGGATAATGAAGTTataatttttcagatttcttgttgatattacaaagctataatgcAACCCACTTGAATCTACCTGAATAATAATTTGTATAGCATAAAGTGGACTTGTATGCTAATGTTTATAACTTTTACCTTCTGTGTTCTCCCAgaattttacatgtatatataaaatacatatatatgtatatacacttaTTATATATATGCCTATagaatacatatacatgtatatataaatacatagatatagTGCCCAGTGGGCCCTAGTAGAAATAGTAGGCACTAATTTCtaaacttaaggggcgcctgggtgcgtCAGTCAATTAAgtattcaactcttgattttggctcaggtcaccatctcagggttgtgagatcgagccctctgttgggctcgcactgagtgtggagcctgcttgggattctctctctccttctgctcttcctccctcatttgtactctcccctcctctctctctaaaaaaacaaaacaaaacaaaacaaccacaccaaaaagccaaaaaaaaaaaaacgcacccaaaacttaaaaaatggcAGCCAACAGAAAAATTATgttgtatatattatgtaatatatgaaCATAATAGAAATGTTTTATGAACAATTCTTAGTTTTTTTGGGATGAAGCCTAAATTGCCCATATTATTccattctctttaattttcaagTGTGGTTATGatccactaaattgatttcatggCTCTGCTAATGGGTAGCAAtccaaagtttgaaaaacacttcaGAGATATATGTAAGTGTATATAGAGCATTGAGAAGTATCAAAGAGAATCCTTTAAGGTTCTAATCTTTTAAAACGTTTTCAAACCATTGTAAGAGGAAGTTTTGTCTCATGTAGCATGGGCACCAACCAACTACTCTTGACTTTAGTAATCTGACTACATTACAGAAGAAAAAGCCTTCATGATTGGGACAAGAATTTTCCAGTGAATCTCATCAATAAGCCCAAAGTCTATATGTTGTGGAAGGAAACtgtagagaaacaaaatgagtgaGGGTATAGAGGAAAGGaagtatgtgtgtgagagagtaaGCACATAAAAGATGAAATGGGTGAGGGTAAGGAACATGATGGCAATGTTGCCTCTAGTACCATAGACTAGAATCAATGCCAGAAAGTGCCtcttcaatatatttaaaaactttatctTAACACTATAGCAGGGCTAGGTATTAGTTAGTTAATAACGTCAGGAAGTAGAATCTTTTACTCCAGCATATCCCAAATAATCTAATGTTTGCACTTTCTGAAAGCTGAGATTTCACTACCAGTTCTGAACTGCATGAAGTGATTAATTATTCTTTGAATTCAAGAAAAATAGAGGGAACAGGAGTTTCTCCATGCAGGCTAATTAAAttctagttttctatttttagaagtgGAACCAGGAGCAAGTCCTTTCCCCCTAAGTGAAAGCTGCTTTACATAGAGAACAAAAATTCATACAAAATCCATAAATCAAAGTAAAGTATTAAGATTACCTTCTGTCTTTACTGCACTCAGTAGGGAAAAGATGTGTGATCACTagcttaaaaagataaaaagcattaTAGCACCTCAGCGTGCCAGACAAGATATACAGACTACTGAAGGTGAAAAATATAAATGGCCACTTTGTGCACACCAGAATAGccataatcaaaaagacaataacaacTGTTGGAAAGTATGCAGAGAAATTGCTGCACTGTTGGAAAGAATGTGAAGTGGCACATTTACTtgaaaacagcttggcagttcctcaaaatgttaaacatctAGTTACCTTATGACATGGAAATTCAACTCctatgtatccaaaggaaataaaagcacaaGTTCACACATGCACAATAATTGTATACATGcatgttcacagtagcattatCCATAATATTACCAAAAGTGGAGacaccccaaatgtccatcaactgatgaatggataaacaaaatatggtatctCCATACAATGGGATTGTTATTATTCAACACCAAAGtggaatgaagtactaatacagACTACAACATGGACAAACCTGAAAATCATTactctaagtgaaagaagtcagttgCAAAATATCTTACATTGtctgatcccatttatatgaaatgttctgGACAGGCAAATCTCTAGGGACGGAAAGCAGATACGTGGTTGCCTACAGCTGTAGGGAGGGTAGGGGATGGACAGTGACTAAGGAGTGAGAGGTTTCTTTTTGGCACGATGTTCTGAAATTAGACTGCGGTGATAATTGCACAACTTGCTTAATACCTTGCTGAGAAAATAGAATCTATCAAATGGGAGTTCTCTCAATTTTCTGTCCCCAAACCCACACACTGGATGGCAAATGTACTTCTAATGACCTGTGCTGTGGTCACTTTCTACCCAAGTCcaatctcttcatttattttccaggTCCTATCTTTAACCACCTTCTAGGGGCTTCACATCGAGTTAATCCTCTCTTTGGTATCtcacttttcttcctctctgttgaATATTACaaatcagcattttaaataagTTCAAATTTCTctaggctcaaaaaaaaaaaaaaccaaccctatCGAGTCTCAATTTTCCTAAAGATACCATCAATTTCTTTTCTAGCTAAATTTGAAAGGATTGTCATTTTTACTACTTTATCCTTCTTGCTTTTCAACCAAGCACAATCTGATTTCACTGTGAGCACTCCAAAACTGCTATTGTAAAGGAGACTGACATTTTCTGTAAAAGTTAGGTAAGGTTATAACTACCCAGTGGCTTGTAAAAGTGTGTATCTCCTTCTAACAGTTCAAGTGTAAATGACTGGGTAGATGAGCCAGCTTTGCTCATTACAATCCTTCCAGAACCAAATTGTGTTGCAAGTAATTGTTCCTACATTCCCTAATGCAGTATCATAATCCTCATGACTGTAGCCTCGTCACTGCCACATCTAGCTTCTAGTTGGCTGGGAGGGAGGAAACCCATCCAGATGTCTTCTATTCTAGACCCGGGAATGGCAAACAAAAACTCGATTCATAATATTAGTGAGAACTTCATTCAATTGGCCACACATAACTACAAGGGAGACTGGGACAGGCAATCTATGAGTAGTTGTATGTGTGCCTGCATGCAATGCTATTACTATAAAGGGAGCAGGTTTTGGCAGATGTCTATTAGAATCCTCCACAATGACCATCTTCTTAATCCTATCGAAGATTTTAGcgtttattggggggggggacagtttCTGAAGCATTTACTACCATTGATCTTCCTCATCTCCTTGAAGTGCTATTTGCTTTTGGCTTCATGATTCTGAACCCAGggccttctttgtctttttaaagatactttattTGCTCTCTCCTGTAACGAAGGTGTTTTTTTCAGAGTTCTATGCTGAGCCTCTTCAGTTGTTACCTGACATACTTTTGCTTGGTTATCATAGAGTTCTCATGGTTTCAACCACTGTATATATGCTGGTGAAACCCAAAGTCCATAACTACCCCAGTTTGTATCCTATGCTTCAGTTATATATGTCATACAACTCTAACATAGGCACATGCATGTgtgaacacacatacatatatcccAGAGGCACTTACCTCAATCTCAGCATATCCAAAATTGACTTCCTCTTTTTTCACTTCAATCTTTTTTGTTCCTTAGTGTTCCCTGTCTTAGTGAATGACATGACTATCTATCCAGTTGTCTAATCCAGGGGTGTTTTAATCATCCTtgtgtctttcctctttttctccccatgCAACCCATCAGTCACCAGATCCTACGTATCTTTCTAATCATCCCTCTTCTCTCCATCCACAGCAGCATTAGCCTTAACCGGGCTGCCATTATCTTCTAACCAGAGTCTCTGATTCCAGTCATTCCTCCCAAAATTGATTCTCTATACTTCTTctaaactgatttaaaaaaaatacagatgtaatCATGTTAATCAAATGTTTAAAACCCTACAATGTATTTTGGTTGcccataaaatagaattttaaatttgtgACACAACCTGCATAATAATTTAAGTCCTCACCCtgcttttttccttcagtctcatttttaaattttcccctTCTATGCTTTAAAGTTTAAGGCATATTTaacttctctctgttcctcaaaATGTCTGCCTAAAACACTCCTCCTCCTGTCTTGTTCCTTCAGATCATAACTTATAGTTTATGACCTTAGGAAAGCTTTTACTGATGTTCAAAAATCTGggctagattttatttattttttaatagatatttagCACTTATTAAGAACTTTGTAAATTTTAGTTCATTAGATTCCTGTGATAATAATCTTATAATCCTACCATTATCACCcctattttacaggtaaggaaacacGCTACATAATTTGCCCAATACTGAAGATAATGAGTAGTAGAACTAGGattctaatataaatattttggttCCAGAATCCATGTTCATGGGCTATGGTGCCTCCTAGGTACAAGATGGCTCTTCTAGATGATTCTATATTACTCTTTACTTATgcatacattgtgaaatatttcAATTACTTGTCTGCCAAATTTTTAGCCAGTGAGCTTCATAAAGGCAAGGATTAAATACATCTTATTTATTCCGTATTCTTACatgagtgttttaaaaatatgtaagtgaAAAAAGTAATGACATTACTAACTATAATTGACcgaatttaaaagtatttacaaGAGTGGAGGAGAGCATGTATTTGAAATTCTCAAGAAAtggacttggggcacctgggtggctcagtcagttaagcgactgccttcagctgaggtcatgatgtcagggtcctggaatccagccccacctcggctcccggctcagcgctgagtctgcttcttcctctccctctgtgatctctctctcaaataaataaaaaataaataatcttttttaagaagttacttaaaaaacaaatggtctaaataaaatattattacttcAGTTCAGGGCATCTGCCCTCCCATACCTCTTTGGTTCAGGACATCTTAATAGAGTCTTGTCGGCATTCAAAACAGCACTAATTACATGCCCTGTATAGAccttgtttggatcctgattcaaacaaaccaacagtaaaaaacattttagagaaaaatgaggaaaacaatatACAGACTGGGTATAAGTTATATCAAGGAATTATTGCTAACTTTGATTTGATAATGGTATCgttatattttaaagtctttatcaGAGATACGTGATCAAGTACTTAGAGGTAAAGATATATgatatctgggatttgctttaaaatactcctGCTGTATTCATGAATTATttgttcaaagagaaaaaaattttttttactgaaaaaaattcatagaaacacatGGTGGCGCTGCAGGATAAGATGAAATTAGTGCATGGGCAACTCTGTGGGCTTCATTATTCAGGGGAACAGAGACCATTCCAAGCCAATGAAAAGAGAGGTAGTAAAGGAGCTTCATCTACTAAAGCTGCTGGAGGGCTATATACCTTCCAGGgggttcttatttttaaaaattgagtttcaGTTCCCAAAATTAGGGCTGAGATTTTTTTCTGCAAAAGAGGTTGCTGGAAGGATCCATGGAGATCAAAGGGGAGCTCGCTCTG
This Ursus arctos isolate Adak ecotype North America unplaced genomic scaffold, UrsArc2.0 scaffold_5, whole genome shotgun sequence DNA region includes the following protein-coding sequences:
- the LOC113261505 gene encoding protocadherin beta-11-like, coding for MENGRADTLQIRQVLLLFVLLGMSQAGSESGRFSVAEEMQSGSFVGNLAKDLGLEVGELFSRGAQVVSNDNKRRLQLDINTGDLLLSESLDREELCGSTEPCVLHFQVLMKNPLQFLRIELQVRDINDHSPVFLEKEMLLEIPENSPVGAVFLLESAKDLDVGINALKNYTISPNSYFHIKMRVNPDNRKYPELVLDRPLDYEEQSELSFILTALDGGSPPRSGTALVRVVVVDTNDNSPEFEQPFYEVKVPENSILGSIIVTVSASDLDSGKNGEISYSFSHASEDIRKTFEINQKSGEVSLTASMDFETIKSYSIIIQATDGGGLFGKSTVRIQVMDVNDNAPEIAVSSITSPIPENLPETVVMVFSIRDRDSGDNGRMICSIPKDLPFMLKSSVENYYTLETERMLDRETQAEYNITITVTDLGTPRLKTQHNLTMTVSDVNDNAPAFSQSSYTLRVRENNSPALHIGSVSATDRDAGANAQVTYSLLLPPHDPHLPLASLVSINADNGQLFALRALDYEALQAFEFGVCAVDRGSPALSSQALVRVLVVDANDNAPFVLYPLQNGSAPCTELVPRAAEAGYLVTKVVAVDGDSGQNAWLSYQLLKATEPGLFGVWAHNGEVRTARLLSERDAVKHRLLVLVKDNGEPPLSASVTLHVLLVDGFSQPYLPLPDVAAAEARADPLTVYLVIALASVSSLFLVSVLVFVAVRLCRRSRAASGGGCSVPEGPFAGHLVDVSGTGTLSHSYQYEVCLREGSGTNEFKFLKPIIPNFPPQCPGKEREENPTFHNSFGFNM